A section of the Arcobacter roscoffensis genome encodes:
- a CDS encoding Ig-like domain-containing protein, with protein MSIDPTQVDEDALVGTSDQDSYDPDIKEFTGNLGLNTKLDVDLAFSGGQDTTLTSKGESISLRYSSNNEVIKGLSADGREIFEVSLNEDKGTYTFKLKDVVDHPDFTSEDLISDLSFSVIAKTQLGHVAVADINIDIADDIPTASCTIIDADSQYKETDTNLVIAIDNSGSMGSGLGSKMQLAIQAAIKLIEKYENMGDVNVKIVSFNTDASASQWYTSSTDAKNALSALTSGGYTNYEDTLRDTMDTYDTSSDPKPSSDQEIFYMLSDGNATAGDANGSDNISGLIPEWKAFAEANFDDVYSIGIGTNVDLDGNYRGSLDQIADVANGHDTFVVRNVNDLTDEMLATIVNINGVLVINSGGNKLDFSFGADGPADENGPKLDGGKLSFTWGDGDLSDGTGVIVNNNDGTGPDLEWLVYNNGKVLLGKDANTGEILVKLEANNVNNDNPTYEVTQFVPNTGIDKLEVPFHVVDGDGDGATGCLNIDIDANFQAFIKLTGDSSITEADGAQLVHNLELVDQNGAPINLRAGQKVTVELEYTNDSTNNEDFTAPKIVQVEIVGTIDGVNSVQVINEVVNDLFKEGTESYTLSVKSVNTNVNGLGNIGIDTTDNSVTGTIVDNTDVVTASITGDSSVNEGEKSSYKVELKDENDNPVIAKEDMVVTLEYTYVDTTTNEDITEIATVIIPKDSSSVEFDIQTIADTLFEGNEVFKVSILSISNTEDYEQFDIDNTPVTTEITDDESFVMNIDRALVDEDALVNTSDNDGYSTVKTFTGSYSFNTNLDVDVAFKAGQTTNLTSKGEAITLELSANKNALVGKSGTREIFEIILDEANNEYTVMLKDVIDHGDITSEDLETLSVLLEGTTVAGNVEATLNIDIADDIVTVDNTNAETVSIDNAQFTNMIINGSFENVTGFKTSGSDAFVENKDLSSGSWIGLQAMEGWELLSKSSMWMEPHEQAHASVGADDGENYMDLGETNSNDSDIENTHIGQIISGAQDGVTYDLSFAFRDKAFTQANEADSGKMQVIWNGEVIATVDGDNSSWQTMNLQVEGGSGDGSNRLEFKEIGEGNDNWGMALDDIQMTASSITHTGSLSDNSGLDVNFGADGKGSYELDSKAGWTLSTDKSTLTKDDGSLIVRMNSSNGEYSVEQLKPTTLGDISVPVKVTDGDGDSATTNIQVSVENKTPELPDSIIVKLVENDSVVEGDTLAHRVELYDQNGNPVAVPAGGYVEVRLTYTPTNPNGATENVDYSSQNTVRIYGGTSGTYIFNKTIDDTIYEGNESYELSIDSVTSNIIDSNIISVDTNANSVTGEIVENDAANIGPDAVDDTKSLSENSAININVLNNDTDPDNDTLTVTSVTQPTNGTVSINSDGTIKYTPNSEYIGNDSFTYTISDGNGGTDTATVTLTVNKVDEAPVVTNGYAVVSEEALTAGIKDAQGNPDSTNSKVYLGKVSVSDANIEDSLSVTLRAPAEILRATNGQAITWSGQGTNTLVGKVGTQDVLKVTIDDSGNYKVELFDNVEHPVQNVEDVLSLNFKVDVSDGKFTSTGNLRVDIEDDSGVANKSEETIVVEKDTVFIKNLEAGFVNSKFNNGTYQTLEQNTDSDAYKDSIYWGTPYRSYNTNYGKSSGYILEDNSMFTSSTGSQVDTNGIFKLADFTHENWPTYANSSNLDKTTMTMNMDVMINGKLVPVSFNILLDHTETPNSGADPRDYITLPDSDIHVNVDGKDFAFTVEGFRNSNGQYVKTIYTDEAASNKFEIFASIKPATELPEVSGSINYAAGADGLESITWGDLTSQYGTMTVDANGNYRFVVNQHTKDNIAANQNIVEEFTYTITDKDGDTSTSTVKINISGTQSSNAIPDAVDDRVAVWENIATNINVLANDTDADGDTLRITNVDSNVMLNGKIVGTAEIVTVNGVDKVRFTPNENFDLTKGERDTIEINYQITDGNGGYDSATALVDVVGIDDEADSPNLAMEVCYVETIKYGSGSSGYYVMGTYSSDGSWYGDDGYRSGSYSYGDDSYGGGYFAWGGNTGYCYNTYKYKISVESSLNDNDGSETLSKVTLSSIPNGMNLYVNNVQIHPNVDGTYTVPNNADVYGLINRVPSTYEFNSIRASVTAHESNDGVYRGSIDGEEATITVDKFGNKTAQLIDGVVEGVEYETSSGVKGITDKDGNFSYKEGDSITFKIGGVILGVATAQDVASGKTFLQDIADVERTDLNDEYLENLATFLQSLDINADAYDGIVISQEIRAALEGVSIDLRTASEEEVKTLVESLGKEYISEEDAMQHVKDMLVEYTDLKEEEFDEHISDDLTLATLGNKPLSNIEYVTTSGIKGVTSDKGEFVFNEEDDITFIKDGEVLATVETSVIGEDNLITLDELNEFNIASNTEFIAQDVDLEALIPNDALVSKDEVSTNIEDVNIDIDEVIESASEELKIFKEGDNKISLENSEELWSNEGTKEIDGDKYSVYKGTSATTSNIKVLIDEDVSIEPDL; from the coding sequence ATGTCAATTGATCCAACTCAAGTTGATGAAGATGCACTAGTGGGAACTTCGGATCAAGATTCATATGATCCAGATATTAAAGAGTTTACAGGAAATTTAGGTCTAAATACTAAGTTGGATGTAGATTTAGCATTCTCAGGAGGACAAGATACAACTTTAACATCTAAAGGTGAAAGTATTTCATTAAGATACTCTTCTAATAATGAAGTGATTAAAGGTCTTTCAGCAGATGGAAGAGAAATATTTGAAGTTTCATTAAATGAAGATAAGGGTACTTACACATTTAAATTAAAAGATGTAGTTGATCATCCTGATTTCACATCTGAGGATTTAATTAGTGATTTAAGTTTTAGTGTTATTGCTAAAACACAGTTAGGACATGTTGCAGTAGCAGATATTAATATAGACATCGCAGATGATATTCCAACAGCTAGTTGTACTATAATTGATGCTGACTCACAATATAAAGAAACAGATACTAACTTAGTTATTGCGATAGATAACTCTGGAAGTATGGGTAGTGGTTTAGGAAGTAAGATGCAACTTGCAATTCAAGCAGCCATTAAACTTATAGAAAAATATGAAAATATGGGTGATGTAAATGTTAAGATTGTTTCATTTAATACAGATGCATCTGCTTCACAATGGTATACAAGTTCAACAGATGCTAAAAATGCTCTTTCAGCTTTAACTTCTGGTGGATATACAAATTATGAAGATACATTAAGAGATACAATGGATACTTATGATACTTCATCTGATCCAAAACCATCATCTGATCAAGAAATCTTCTATATGCTTTCTGATGGAAATGCAACAGCAGGTGATGCAAATGGTTCAGATAACATTTCTGGTCTAATCCCTGAGTGGAAAGCGTTTGCAGAAGCAAACTTTGATGATGTATACTCTATAGGTATAGGAACAAATGTTGATCTAGATGGAAACTATAGAGGTAGTTTAGATCAAATTGCAGATGTTGCAAATGGACATGATACATTTGTAGTTAGAAATGTAAATGACTTAACAGATGAGATGTTAGCAACTATAGTAAATATTAATGGTGTATTAGTTATCAATAGCGGTGGAAATAAACTAGACTTTAGTTTTGGTGCAGATGGACCAGCAGATGAAAATGGACCTAAACTTGATGGTGGAAAACTTTCATTTACTTGGGGAGACGGTGATTTAAGTGATGGAACTGGTGTTATTGTTAATAATAACGATGGAACAGGTCCAGACCTAGAATGGCTTGTTTACAATAATGGTAAAGTTTTATTAGGAAAAGATGCTAACACAGGTGAAATTTTAGTAAAACTTGAAGCAAACAATGTAAATAATGACAATCCAACATATGAAGTAACACAATTTGTTCCAAATACAGGTATTGATAAACTTGAAGTTCCATTCCATGTAGTAGATGGAGATGGTGATGGTGCAACAGGATGTTTAAATATTGATATTGATGCAAATTTCCAAGCCTTTATTAAATTAACTGGTGATTCATCTATTACAGAAGCAGACGGTGCGCAGTTAGTTCATAATTTAGAGTTAGTAGATCAAAATGGTGCCCCAATTAATTTAAGAGCAGGACAAAAAGTAACTGTAGAATTAGAATACACAAATGATTCAACTAACAATGAAGACTTTACAGCACCAAAAATTGTGCAAGTTGAAATAGTTGGTACGATTGATGGTGTTAATAGTGTACAAGTTATTAATGAAGTAGTAAACGACTTATTTAAAGAAGGAACTGAGTCTTATACTCTTAGTGTAAAATCTGTTAATACGAATGTAAATGGTTTAGGTAATATTGGAATTGACACAACAGATAATAGTGTAACAGGAACAATAGTAGATAATACTGATGTTGTAACTGCAAGTATTACGGGAGACTCATCAGTAAATGAAGGTGAAAAATCTTCTTACAAAGTTGAGTTAAAAGATGAAAATGACAATCCAGTAATTGCAAAAGAAGACATGGTAGTAACTTTAGAGTACACATATGTAGATACAACTACAAATGAAGATATTACTGAAATTGCTACAGTTATAATACCAAAGGATTCAAGTAGTGTTGAGTTTGATATTCAAACTATTGCTGATACTTTATTTGAAGGAAATGAAGTATTTAAAGTAAGTATCTTATCTATTAGTAATACAGAAGATTATGAACAGTTTGATATTGACAATACTCCTGTAACTACTGAAATTACTGATGATGAGTCATTTGTAATGAATATAGATAGAGCATTAGTTGATGAAGATGCACTTGTAAATACTTCTGATAATGATGGATATAGCACTGTTAAAACATTTACAGGCTCATATAGTTTCAATACAAATCTTGATGTTGATGTTGCATTTAAAGCTGGGCAAACAACAAACTTAACATCTAAAGGCGAAGCTATAACTCTTGAGTTATCAGCCAATAAAAACGCATTAGTTGGAAAATCAGGAACAAGAGAAATCTTTGAGATTATATTAGATGAAGCAAATAATGAATATACAGTTATGCTAAAAGATGTAATTGATCATGGAGATATTACAAGTGAAGATTTAGAAACTTTATCTGTTTTACTTGAAGGAACAACTGTAGCTGGAAATGTTGAAGCTACTTTAAATATTGATATTGCAGATGATATTGTAACTGTTGATAATACAAATGCAGAAACTGTAAGTATTGATAATGCACAGTTTACAAATATGATTATAAATGGAAGTTTTGAAAATGTTACAGGATTTAAAACTTCTGGAAGTGATGCGTTTGTAGAAAACAAAGATTTATCAAGTGGTTCATGGATTGGTCTTCAAGCTATGGAAGGTTGGGAGTTATTAAGTAAATCATCTATGTGGATGGAACCACATGAACAAGCTCATGCAAGTGTTGGAGCTGATGATGGTGAAAATTATATGGATTTAGGTGAAACAAACTCTAATGATTCTGATATAGAAAATACTCATATTGGGCAAATTATAAGTGGTGCTCAAGATGGAGTAACTTATGATTTAAGTTTCGCATTTAGAGACAAAGCCTTCACTCAAGCAAATGAAGCTGATTCAGGAAAAATGCAAGTTATTTGGAATGGTGAAGTTATCGCAACTGTTGATGGTGATAATAGTTCTTGGCAAACTATGAACCTTCAAGTTGAAGGAGGGTCAGGTGATGGTTCTAATAGATTAGAGTTTAAAGAAATAGGTGAAGGTAATGATAACTGGGGTATGGCATTAGATGATATTCAAATGACAGCAAGTTCTATAACACATACTGGAAGCTTATCTGATAACTCTGGATTAGATGTAAACTTTGGAGCAGATGGAAAAGGTTCATATGAATTAGATTCTAAAGCAGGATGGACTTTAAGCACTGATAAATCAACTTTAACAAAAGATGATGGTTCATTAATAGTTAGAATGAATAGTTCAAATGGTGAGTATTCTGTTGAACAATTAAAACCAACTACACTTGGAGATATTTCAGTTCCTGTAAAAGTTACAGATGGTGATGGTGATAGTGCAACTACTAATATTCAAGTATCTGTAGAGAATAAAACACCTGAATTACCAGATTCTATTATTGTAAAATTAGTTGAAAATGATAGTGTTGTTGAGGGAGATACATTAGCTCATAGAGTTGAACTATATGATCAAAATGGAAATCCAGTAGCTGTTCCAGCTGGAGGATATGTTGAAGTAAGATTAACTTATACTCCTACTAATCCAAATGGAGCAACAGAAAATGTAGATTATAGCTCTCAAAATACAGTTAGAATTTATGGTGGAACAAGTGGAACATATATCTTTAATAAAACTATAGATGATACAATTTATGAAGGAAATGAATCTTATGAATTAAGTATAGATTCTGTAACTTCAAATATCATTGATTCAAATATTATTAGTGTAGATACTAATGCAAATAGTGTTACTGGTGAGATTGTAGAAAATGATGCTGCAAATATTGGACCAGATGCAGTTGATGATACAAAATCATTAAGTGAGAATTCAGCAATTAATATTAATGTTCTGAATAATGATACTGATCCAGATAATGATACATTAACAGTAACATCAGTTACTCAACCTACAAATGGAACAGTTTCTATAAATAGTGATGGTACAATTAAGTATACACCTAATTCTGAGTATATTGGAAATGATAGCTTTACATATACTATTAGTGATGGTAATGGAGGAACTGATACAGCAACAGTTACTCTTACAGTAAATAAAGTTGATGAAGCACCTGTTGTTACAAATGGTTATGCTGTAGTTTCAGAAGAAGCATTAACTGCTGGAATTAAAGATGCTCAAGGGAACCCTGATAGTACAAATTCAAAAGTTTATTTAGGAAAAGTTTCTGTAAGTGATGCAAATATTGAAGATAGTTTAAGTGTTACATTAAGAGCTCCAGCTGAAATATTAAGAGCTACAAATGGTCAAGCTATTACTTGGAGTGGTCAAGGTACAAATACTTTAGTTGGTAAAGTAGGAACTCAAGATGTTCTAAAAGTTACTATTGATGATAGTGGTAATTATAAAGTAGAGTTATTTGATAACGTTGAACATCCTGTACAAAATGTTGAAGATGTGTTGTCTCTAAACTTTAAAGTTGATGTAAGTGATGGTAAGTTTACATCTACTGGAAACTTAAGAGTTGATATTGAAGATGATTCAGGTGTTGCTAATAAATCAGAAGAAACTATAGTCGTTGAGAAAGATACTGTATTTATTAAAAATTTAGAAGCAGGGTTTGTAAATTCGAAATTTAATAATGGAACATATCAAACTTTAGAACAAAATACGGATTCAGATGCTTATAAAGATTCGATCTATTGGGGAACACCATATAGAAGTTATAATACAAATTATGGTAAAAGTTCAGGGTATATTTTAGAAGATAATTCAATGTTTACATCTAGTACAGGTTCACAAGTGGATACAAATGGTATTTTTAAACTTGCAGACTTTACTCATGAAAATTGGCCAACGTATGCAAATTCATCGAACTTAGATAAAACAACAATGACTATGAATATGGATGTAATGATAAATGGAAAACTAGTTCCTGTTAGTTTTAATATTTTACTTGATCATACTGAAACGCCAAATAGTGGTGCTGACCCAAGAGATTATATAACTTTACCTGATAGCGATATTCATGTAAATGTTGATGGGAAAGATTTTGCCTTTACAGTTGAAGGATTTAGAAACTCAAATGGACAATATGTAAAAACAATATATACAGATGAAGCAGCAAGTAATAAGTTTGAAATTTTTGCAAGTATTAAACCTGCTACTGAACTTCCAGAAGTATCAGGAAGTATAAACTACGCAGCAGGTGCAGATGGATTAGAATCAATTACTTGGGGAGATTTAACAAGTCAATATGGAACAATGACTGTAGATGCAAATGGTAACTATAGATTTGTAGTAAATCAGCATACAAAAGATAATATTGCTGCTAATCAAAATATAGTTGAGGAGTTTACATATACTATTACTGATAAAGATGGAGATACTTCAACAAGTACAGTTAAAATAAATATCAGTGGAACACAATCATCTAATGCTATTCCTGATGCAGTAGATGATAGAGTTGCAGTATGGGAAAATATAGCAACAAATATTAATGTATTAGCAAATGATACTGATGCAGATGGTGATACATTAAGAATTACAAATGTTGACTCAAATGTAATGCTAAATGGAAAAATAGTAGGAACAGCAGAAATTGTAACAGTAAATGGAGTTGATAAAGTAAGATTTACTCCAAATGAAAACTTTGATTTAACAAAAGGTGAAAGAGACACAATAGAAATCAATTACCAAATTACAGATGGAAATGGTGGATATGATAGTGCAACAGCTTTAGTTGATGTAGTTGGTATTGATGATGAAGCAGATTCTCCAAATCTTGCAATGGAAGTTTGTTATGTAGAGACTATTAAATATGGTTCAGGTTCATCAGGATACTATGTAATGGGAACTTATAGTAGTGATGGATCTTGGTACGGTGACGATGGATATAGAAGTGGTAGTTATTCGTATGGTGATGATAGTTATGGTGGAGGATATTTCGCATGGGGTGGAAACACTGGCTATTGTTATAATACATATAAATATAAAATATCAGTTGAGAGTTCATTAAATGATAATGATGGAAGTGAAACACTTTCAAAAGTAACATTGTCAAGCATTCCAAATGGAATGAACCTTTATGTAAATAATGTTCAAATTCATCCAAATGTAGATGGAACATATACAGTTCCAAATAATGCAGATGTTTATGGACTTATAAATAGAGTTCCATCAACTTATGAGTTTAACTCTATTAGAGCATCGGTTACAGCACATGAGTCAAACGATGGAGTTTATAGAGGTTCTATTGATGGTGAAGAGGCAACAATTACTGTAGATAAATTTGGTAATAAAACAGCACAATTAATTGATGGTGTTGTTGAAGGTGTTGAGTACGAAACTAGCTCAGGAGTAAAAGGTATCACTGATAAAGATGGTAACTTTAGTTATAAAGAGGGTGATTCTATTACCTTTAAAATTGGTGGGGTTATCTTAGGTGTGGCAACTGCCCAAGATGTGGCAAGTGGAAAAACTTTCTTACAAGATATTGCAGATGTTGAAAGAACTGATTTAAATGATGAATATTTAGAAAACTTAGCAACATTCTTACAGTCTTTAGATATAAATGCAGATGCATATGATGGTATTGTAATTTCACAAGAAATTAGAGCTGCTTTAGAGGGTGTTTCTATTGATTTAAGAACAGCTTCAGAAGAGGAAGTAAAAACTTTAGTTGAGTCACTTGGTAAAGAGTATATAAGCGAAGAAGATGCAATGCAACACGTAAAAGATATGCTTGTAGAATACACAGACTTAAAAGAAGAAGAGTTTGATGAACATATCTCAGATGACTTGACTTTAGCTACACTTGGAAACAAACCTCTAAGTAATATTGAATATGTAACTACATCAGGAATTAAAGGTGTTACAAGTGATAAAGGCGAGTTTGTATTTAATGAAGAAGATGATATTACATTTATTAAAGATGGAGAAGTATTAGCAACAGTTGAAACTTCAGTTATTGGTGAAGATAACTTAATCACTTTAGATGAATTAAATGAATTTAATATTGCTTCAAACACTGAATTTATTGCTCAAGATGTTGATTTAGAGGCACTTATTCCAAATGATGCTTTAGTATCAAAAGATGAAGTATCAACTAATATTGAAGATGTAAATATTGATATTGATGAAGTTATTGAAAGTGCAAGTGAAGAGTTAAAAATCTTTAAAGAAGGTGACAATAAAATTTCACTAGAAAATAGTGAAGAATTATGGTCAAATGAGGGAACAAAAGAGATTGATGGAGACAAATACAGTGTTTATAAAGGCACTAGTGCAACAACATCAAATATCAAAGTTCTAATTGATGAAGATGTATCAATTGAACCTGATCTATAA
- a CDS encoding immunoglobulin-like domain-containing protein, with protein MEGESATYKVTLTDDAGQPVVTTEDLTVDFTYTYTTAEGEDITETVEVTIPKGSSEAPVEVATKDDVYTEGTEEFDIALNAVTAGKDQFENVTVDDTAVTTSITDESDPYNPNDPDTPNEKDNVNVKLVGVDTDVTEVRVQHIK; from the coding sequence CTGGAAGGTGAGAGTGCAACATATAAAGTAACATTAACAGATGATGCAGGACAACCAGTAGTAACTACAGAAGATTTAACAGTAGACTTTACATATACATATACAACAGCAGAAGGTGAGGATATCACAGAGACTGTAGAAGTAACAATTCCAAAAGGTTCAAGTGAAGCACCAGTAGAAGTTGCCACAAAAGATGATGTATATACAGAAGGAACAGAAGAGTTTGATATTGCATTAAATGCTGTAACAGCAGGAAAAGATCAGTTTGAAAATGTAACTGTAGATGATACAGCAGTAACAACATCAATTACAGATGAGAGCGATCCATATAATCCAAACGATCCAGATACACCAAATGAGAAAGATAATGTAAATGTTAAATTAGTAGGTGTAGATACAGATGTAACTGAAGTGAGAGTGCAACATATAAAGTAA
- a CDS encoding immunoglobulin-like domain-containing protein, translating to MPKGSSEAPVEVATKDDVYTEGTEEFDIALNAVTAGKDQFENVTVDDTAVTTSITDESDPYNPKRSRYTK from the coding sequence ATTCCAAAAGGTTCAAGTGAAGCACCAGTAGAAGTTGCCACAAAAGATGATGTATATACAGAAGGAACAGAAGAGTTTGATATTGCATTAAATGCTGTAACAGCAGGAAAAGATCAGTTTGAAAATGTAACTGTAGATGATACAGCAGTAACAACATCAATTACAGATGAGAGCGATCCATATAATCCAAAACGATCCAGATACACCAAATGA